A region from the Nonlabens sp. YIK11 genome encodes:
- a CDS encoding trypsin-like peptidase domain-containing protein, which translates to MKQPTYLYLLLLLFIVPLLGIAQDTEIPLPKENPFAEPGTDSRGVFGTDDRKEVNDVSGIDHYTRATAVMIPKDIVVNGRIYGYTLKQRLSRQFGTSNISNNVKFQEQPTVANCTGFLVTPDILVSAGHCILDLESAQDYYWLFDYTDKMKYNPDGYYIEYDDNDLFEVVEVLDGKLEGEGEYSEDYVVMKLDRKTGRLPYRIRTSGAPEVDRTVYTIGSPTGLPLKISTNSKVVDSDIENWFKTDIDAFPGNSGGPVFDYYGWIEGILVRGAVEYANGVYTGDYKYDSDCDCVQTVTFRDANWNAGCQVHKINKINYDLIYRFIYDNLEHSIETNNLAEFNRWSSYNWIFKKQYTIDRDPLENVLMRAASRSMTLDQSTMLQEMIKYNTGNYGADFEKRLVEFVFNYQFEPLKEAAAEYLNLDVATNGETVLWDKVKGNQKYQVNDLLVYGANYNLTDAYNNNLLHLSAQNGNKEMAQLFIDKGVSLEKENNRGWRPEKVAKKAGYKDLSKWLKKERKRRD; encoded by the coding sequence ATGAAACAGCCAACCTACCTTTACCTTCTATTGTTACTTTTTATTGTTCCGCTTCTTGGGATAGCCCAAGACACTGAAATTCCACTACCTAAAGAAAACCCCTTTGCAGAGCCTGGAACTGATTCCAGAGGTGTCTTTGGAACAGATGACCGTAAAGAAGTCAACGATGTAAGCGGTATCGACCATTATACCAGAGCAACGGCGGTCATGATCCCTAAAGATATTGTTGTCAATGGTCGCATTTATGGTTACACACTCAAGCAGCGATTATCAAGACAATTTGGTACGAGTAACATAAGCAACAATGTCAAGTTTCAAGAACAACCTACTGTGGCTAACTGCACCGGTTTTCTAGTCACTCCAGATATTCTGGTAAGTGCAGGACATTGTATTCTTGATCTGGAATCAGCACAGGATTATTACTGGTTATTTGATTATACGGATAAGATGAAATACAATCCTGATGGTTATTATATTGAATACGATGACAATGACCTATTTGAGGTAGTAGAAGTTCTAGACGGTAAACTTGAAGGAGAAGGAGAATACAGCGAGGATTATGTAGTGATGAAGCTGGATCGCAAAACAGGCAGATTGCCTTACCGTATAAGAACCAGTGGCGCACCAGAGGTGGACCGTACGGTTTACACGATTGGATCACCTACGGGTTTGCCTTTAAAAATATCGACCAACAGTAAAGTGGTTGATAGTGATATAGAAAACTGGTTCAAAACAGACATCGATGCTTTTCCGGGAAATTCTGGCGGTCCGGTATTTGACTACTACGGTTGGATAGAAGGTATCCTTGTACGTGGAGCAGTAGAATATGCCAATGGGGTTTACACAGGTGACTATAAATATGATAGCGATTGTGATTGTGTCCAAACGGTGACCTTTAGAGATGCAAACTGGAATGCAGGTTGTCAAGTGCACAAAATCAATAAAATCAATTATGATTTGATCTATCGCTTCATATATGACAATCTAGAGCATAGTATAGAAACGAACAATTTAGCAGAATTCAATAGATGGTCTTCCTACAATTGGATCTTCAAGAAGCAGTACACTATAGATCGCGATCCTCTAGAGAATGTATTGATGAGAGCAGCTAGTAGAAGCATGACTTTGGATCAAAGCACGATGTTACAGGAGATGATCAAATATAACACGGGTAACTACGGTGCTGATTTTGAGAAACGTCTGGTAGAATTCGTTTTTAATTATCAATTTGAACCATTGAAAGAGGCAGCGGCAGAATACCTCAATCTAGATGTCGCAACTAATGGTGAAACCGTCCTATGGGACAAAGTCAAAGGAAATCAAAAATATCAGGTCAATGATCTTTTAGTGTACGGCGCCAACTATAATCTAACGGATGCCTACAACAACAACCTACTTCACTTAAGCGCGCAAAATGGAAATAAGGAAATGGCGCAATTATTCATCGATAAAGGAGTGTCTCTTGAAAAGGAGAACAACAGAGGCTGGCGACCTGAAAAAGTAGCTAAAAAAGCGGGTTATAAAGACCTAAGTAAGTGGTTGAAAAAGGAGCGCAAAAGAAGAGATTAA
- a CDS encoding caspase domain-containing protein, whose protein sequence is MKDFLILIVLLLSIPLCAQENQEFKGVLLKDVHHAPVNDVVVIEGRNEVYSADASGKILVHDYSSGAYISTFKKADNYPIHKLISLEDSKLTVAKKYLQFDNQPIDSLFTYNLDTGAETARSGIKGTFRGKRNENHLAAVINSGQENGMVVFQKRPFAQLGVSKTSKTIQDISFSSTDSIYVFTQDIGINYSNELVVRRFNGETLYQEELIKSRAEYKVFFESADSFLLFEYQDEKELLSIFRYQLKDFSRKLAFKTTIFATDWNFQVKENGDQWLLFPSMNNYETPVVYASLINGRYDIKEFQIDKPLSHLYLADQNLIRGFIHPTMGREEASSMIEFNVGSKRLKELGRSMAYGDNRAYFLQSGDYILQEYNSNYETNLRYYQASTFKNKYDRLKFNDWLKLKKGIDKYDRNFFKGQQEFQNNSVAFLGKLNNELRLIDYNLSEDTFSFLSPALTVRKSIVDYSSSNQLAIVVDRPFTVTEYPSLRVIEVCTKEACEPLKGIFLKAVLSENGELIATIDENFVFEIRQAKSKEIIYTEELVKEQVYEILSVDSTGFALSVQPPFEFNKCVKYTVFYEVDQDFKTTSQKNDCFQIKAFAIGNEKVALGIDSYGVFFMDQKIPIDQANPAVELSLNTDASLLFVSHAKGNISVYDTSTGKRKAQWILEDDERQLLVSDTGYYLANFDAGNLLTLTQKGINQMRDFLQPDEVLKTLGEIDQEYLTAIQKAEEFRNSSRNSEPDQKQFKIEEVSLNGGKELTTAQVQNTVSFALKGSPENIVVKHNGVALSDKQWQWKGEKLVLDFEVSDPINHIELWDATTNQRIARSTVNYTGPALEPNLHVLAIGVSQYKQSNNNLTFADKDALDIARFYGDIPKEDIQSYYDKFYAEPLSVHDKNGNRILQPINKYGFNIYGYDLKYLGADGRYWYHYDALEKKFYLFDFKQARVSEMTLPPIEKIETISFYNAFIPTRNGDAFYFLMDDKWNRYEIKDDTFEPISFPFDVDLRYQDNMIQLPEDQWMYVETSYTGSNNDVTITKYGHDDKQVLKGTIENDKGLTFMSVSDDGTHFLFKDYLDAFYLYKRQETDFQLISSTSNISFATLDTYFINVKDQTISRSNDSFDSSQRKVLWKKYDFDFQLKDELEVTIDGSVIINAIVDDGELLELRQKRSLANKDQVRLVDKDDAFAKAGTPASFKQTTVTYLLNEDATQEAIKKELDQLKSKVRVQDQVMVFFAGHGVLDEQLNYYYAPHDMDFNNVTGRGLSFDDIINYLGETKSTKMLLLMDTCHSGNTLDMEDYEITKANPNPNEGERGGIAKRVGKKENPIKVSDVVTTLFDNLNTVNGVTVLSASSGQDVAFEARDLSNGAFTTAFMQQVKSGLSGTMQLEPDYNSELTLSPEFINNLRVKVLQLTNNKQEMDIRERNELTTIRLW, encoded by the coding sequence ATGAAAGACTTTTTGATATTGATCGTTTTATTGCTTTCGATCCCTTTATGCGCTCAAGAAAATCAAGAGTTTAAAGGTGTACTACTCAAGGATGTTCATCATGCACCGGTTAACGATGTAGTGGTTATTGAAGGTCGTAATGAGGTGTATTCTGCAGATGCCTCAGGAAAAATTCTGGTTCATGATTACAGTTCTGGAGCCTATATATCTACTTTCAAAAAAGCTGATAATTATCCTATCCATAAACTGATATCACTTGAAGATAGCAAATTGACCGTTGCCAAAAAGTATTTACAATTTGATAATCAGCCTATTGATTCTTTGTTTACGTATAATCTTGATACAGGCGCTGAGACGGCACGATCTGGTATTAAGGGCACATTTAGAGGTAAGCGTAATGAGAACCACCTTGCAGCGGTTATAAATTCTGGGCAGGAAAATGGAATGGTAGTTTTTCAGAAACGTCCATTTGCACAATTGGGTGTTTCTAAAACAAGTAAAACAATTCAAGACATTTCGTTTTCCTCGACGGACTCTATTTATGTGTTCACTCAGGATATTGGAATCAATTATAGTAATGAATTGGTAGTAAGAAGATTTAATGGTGAAACTCTTTATCAGGAAGAACTTATAAAGAGCAGAGCCGAATACAAGGTGTTTTTTGAAAGCGCCGACTCTTTTTTGCTTTTTGAGTACCAGGACGAAAAGGAACTTCTGAGCATCTTTAGGTACCAGCTTAAAGATTTCAGCCGAAAATTAGCTTTTAAGACTACCATTTTTGCCACTGATTGGAATTTTCAAGTGAAAGAAAATGGAGATCAATGGTTGTTGTTTCCCAGCATGAATAATTATGAAACACCGGTAGTTTATGCTAGTCTTATAAATGGCCGTTATGACATAAAAGAATTTCAAATAGATAAACCTTTAAGTCACCTGTACCTTGCAGATCAAAACTTGATACGCGGCTTTATCCATCCAACCATGGGTCGTGAAGAAGCTTCATCAATGATTGAATTCAATGTAGGATCAAAGCGGCTTAAAGAATTAGGGCGATCAATGGCTTATGGCGATAATCGAGCTTATTTTCTACAAAGTGGTGACTATATACTTCAAGAGTATAATTCTAATTATGAAACGAACTTAAGATATTATCAAGCCAGCACTTTTAAGAATAAGTACGACCGATTAAAATTTAACGACTGGCTTAAGCTTAAAAAAGGGATTGACAAATACGATCGTAATTTTTTCAAAGGACAGCAGGAGTTTCAAAACAATAGTGTAGCGTTTTTGGGCAAGCTTAATAATGAGCTTAGACTTATTGATTACAATTTGAGTGAGGATACATTTTCCTTTTTATCACCAGCGCTAACGGTTCGTAAAAGTATTGTGGATTACAGCAGCAGCAATCAACTCGCAATTGTTGTTGACCGACCTTTTACTGTAACTGAGTACCCTAGTTTAAGGGTTATTGAGGTGTGTACCAAAGAAGCTTGTGAACCATTAAAAGGTATATTTCTCAAAGCTGTTTTAAGTGAAAATGGTGAACTTATCGCAACTATAGATGAAAACTTTGTGTTTGAAATTCGCCAGGCAAAATCTAAAGAGATCATTTATACAGAAGAGTTGGTGAAAGAGCAGGTCTATGAAATTTTATCGGTCGACTCGACCGGTTTTGCTTTATCGGTGCAGCCGCCTTTTGAATTTAATAAATGCGTTAAGTACACGGTCTTTTATGAAGTAGATCAAGACTTTAAAACCACCTCTCAAAAAAATGACTGTTTTCAAATCAAAGCATTTGCCATAGGTAATGAAAAAGTTGCTCTAGGCATAGATAGTTACGGTGTATTTTTTATGGATCAAAAGATTCCGATAGATCAGGCAAATCCTGCTGTAGAGCTTTCCTTGAATACTGATGCCAGTTTATTATTTGTAAGTCATGCCAAAGGAAACATTAGTGTCTACGATACATCCACGGGAAAACGAAAAGCACAATGGATTCTTGAAGATGATGAACGACAGTTATTGGTAAGCGATACAGGTTACTATTTGGCAAATTTTGATGCCGGTAATTTATTAACGCTTACACAAAAAGGAATCAATCAAATGAGGGATTTCTTGCAACCTGATGAAGTGCTCAAAACGCTAGGAGAAATTGATCAAGAATACCTTACCGCTATCCAAAAGGCCGAAGAGTTTAGAAATTCCTCAAGAAATTCTGAACCAGATCAAAAACAATTCAAGATCGAAGAGGTTAGCCTCAATGGTGGTAAAGAACTGACGACGGCTCAAGTGCAAAATACGGTTAGTTTTGCTCTAAAAGGAAGCCCGGAAAATATAGTTGTTAAGCACAATGGTGTGGCATTGAGTGACAAACAATGGCAATGGAAAGGTGAGAAGCTGGTACTCGATTTTGAAGTTTCAGACCCTATCAATCATATAGAGTTGTGGGACGCAACTACCAATCAGCGCATAGCGAGAAGCACGGTAAATTATACAGGACCTGCGCTAGAGCCCAACCTACATGTACTTGCCATAGGCGTATCACAATATAAACAATCCAATAACAACCTAACGTTTGCAGATAAAGATGCTTTGGATATCGCCAGGTTTTATGGTGATATTCCCAAAGAAGATATCCAGTCTTACTATGATAAATTTTATGCAGAACCCTTAAGCGTTCATGACAAAAACGGCAATAGAATCCTACAGCCCATCAATAAATACGGATTCAATATTTATGGTTACGACCTTAAGTATTTGGGAGCAGATGGTAGATATTGGTATCATTACGATGCTCTAGAAAAGAAGTTTTACTTGTTTGACTTCAAACAGGCTCGGGTTTCTGAAATGACCTTGCCGCCTATAGAAAAGATAGAAACGATTTCATTTTACAATGCATTTATCCCAACGAGAAATGGCGACGCCTTCTATTTCTTGATGGATGATAAGTGGAACCGTTATGAGATTAAGGATGACACATTTGAACCCATCAGTTTTCCCTTTGACGTAGATCTACGGTATCAGGATAATATGATTCAATTGCCTGAGGATCAATGGATGTATGTGGAAACCAGTTATACGGGTTCAAATAACGATGTTACAATAACTAAGTATGGTCATGATGATAAGCAGGTCCTCAAAGGAACGATAGAAAACGATAAAGGCTTGACCTTTATGAGTGTATCAGACGATGGTACACACTTTTTGTTCAAGGATTATCTAGATGCATTTTACCTCTATAAACGGCAGGAAACTGATTTCCAATTAATTTCTTCTACATCAAACATCTCCTTTGCAACGCTGGATACGTATTTTATCAATGTGAAAGATCAAACCATTTCAAGATCCAATGATTCTTTTGATAGTAGTCAAAGAAAAGTTCTTTGGAAGAAATACGACTTTGATTTTCAGTTGAAAGATGAACTTGAGGTCACCATTGATGGTAGTGTGATTATTAATGCTATTGTTGACGACGGTGAACTACTGGAACTTAGACAAAAGAGAAGCCTGGCAAATAAAGATCAAGTACGGTTGGTTGATAAGGATGACGCTTTCGCGAAAGCGGGAACACCAGCATCCTTCAAACAAACGACGGTCACCTATCTATTAAACGAGGATGCCACTCAAGAGGCCATCAAGAAAGAGCTAGATCAACTAAAGTCTAAGGTAAGAGTACAAGATCAGGTAATGGTATTTTTTGCGGGTCATGGCGTGCTGGACGAGCAATTGAATTATTACTATGCGCCACACGACATGGACTTCAATAATGTTACTGGTCGCGGCCTTTCATTTGATGATATCATCAACTATTTGGGAGAAACAAAATCTACAAAGATGCTATTGTTAATGGACACCTGTCACTCTGGTAACACATTAGATATGGAGGATTATGAAATCACAAAAGCAAATCCAAATCCAAATGAAGGTGAGCGCGGTGGTATTGCGAAAAGAGTAGGGAAGAAGGAGAACCCCATTAAAGTGAGTGATGTGGTAACCACCTTGTTCGACAATCTAAATACTGTTAATGGCGTGACTGTACTATCTGCATCCTCTGGCCAAGATGTGGCTTTTGAGGCGCGAGACTTGAGCAACGGCGCTTTTACCACTGCTTTTATGCAACAGGTAAAATCTGGATTAAGTGGTACCATGCAACTGGAACCAGATTATAATAGCGAGTTGACCCTATCACCAGAATTCATCAACAACTTGCGGGTTAAGGTGCTGCAACTTACCAATAACAAGCAAGAAATGGATATTAGAGAACGAAATGAACTCACTACCATAAGGCTTTGGTAA
- a CDS encoding FAD/NAD(P)-binding protein, with protein MGETKFLAIVGCGARGLHALERFFITLSDRVSSQLVENYKVVLFETRENLGTGLAWDPDQTSVNWSNISDRALEPFAGRPAFNLKDVHFPSFPSYLEWLEEVMGVTINDEKDSFSKRKVTGAYLIQRAQSIVEPLQSLGLLEVKRERVVKLTHQENVFTLDTKQGNAYHFKKVLLALGHLKTTISKENQRFIEHAKKDALHFSNDPYSNEAAAIYASSKKILVKGLGLAMIDVVRMITEDDNAGFEKNDHNIFLNYTGNKNVQIVPYSLDGLAMVPKPVGKHIDDNFDPIKAGKAEMLDQLKTDIKNGEVQDVDDILYPIAGVVMNVYNRFDQPYGRSSLSDPEGKDLIVKWLKDQTTKNEHIIDTDMFIVDYMKLTCQMSHGNTPFSLDYTIGQVWRELQIDMYYLYTYQLLPPALVARFIEINEMAKRYSFGPPVESILQLIALHDARVLNLDFVNQPEIELVDEGFKIRKNDKEIVCDALIDSVLDKPNLSKIIDPLIESLVSKSMTQQFEENLGITVSESANHLLGSVTIEGLHHVGRNTKGSEHGVDALLECFDTQKMQVVIDEILLD; from the coding sequence ATGGGAGAAACCAAGTTTTTAGCTATTGTAGGTTGTGGTGCGCGAGGATTACATGCTTTGGAACGATTCTTTATCACGTTGTCTGATCGCGTATCGTCACAATTAGTAGAAAATTACAAAGTCGTACTTTTTGAAACACGTGAGAACCTAGGTACTGGTCTAGCTTGGGATCCAGATCAAACCAGCGTGAACTGGAGTAACATTTCTGACCGTGCTTTGGAACCTTTTGCGGGTAGGCCGGCGTTCAATCTAAAAGATGTGCATTTCCCTTCATTTCCCAGTTATCTGGAATGGCTGGAAGAGGTGATGGGCGTGACCATCAATGATGAAAAGGATTCTTTCTCCAAACGTAAGGTGACCGGTGCCTATCTTATCCAGCGCGCGCAATCCATCGTGGAGCCGTTGCAAAGTCTAGGTTTGCTGGAAGTAAAAAGAGAACGAGTGGTCAAGCTTACCCATCAAGAAAATGTTTTTACTCTCGATACTAAGCAAGGCAATGCCTATCATTTCAAGAAAGTGCTTCTTGCCTTGGGACATTTAAAAACCACTATTTCTAAGGAAAATCAGAGGTTCATTGAGCATGCTAAAAAAGATGCATTGCATTTTAGCAATGACCCGTATAGCAATGAAGCTGCGGCGATTTATGCTTCTTCTAAGAAGATCTTGGTTAAAGGTTTGGGTCTCGCCATGATTGATGTGGTGCGGATGATCACTGAAGATGATAACGCTGGATTTGAGAAAAATGACCACAATATCTTCCTGAATTATACTGGCAACAAGAACGTTCAAATCGTTCCCTACTCACTAGACGGACTTGCCATGGTACCGAAACCAGTGGGAAAACATATTGATGACAATTTTGATCCCATCAAGGCTGGAAAGGCAGAAATGTTGGATCAACTCAAGACAGATATCAAAAATGGAGAAGTCCAGGATGTTGATGATATTTTGTACCCAATAGCTGGTGTCGTCATGAATGTCTATAATCGTTTTGATCAACCTTACGGCAGATCATCCTTGAGCGATCCAGAAGGAAAAGACCTCATTGTCAAATGGCTCAAGGACCAAACCACCAAAAATGAGCATATCATTGATACCGATATGTTCATTGTAGATTACATGAAGCTAACCTGTCAAATGTCTCATGGTAACACACCGTTTTCCCTAGATTATACTATTGGACAAGTGTGGAGAGAGCTGCAAATAGACATGTATTATCTATACACATATCAATTATTGCCACCGGCATTGGTAGCCAGGTTCATCGAGATCAATGAGATGGCAAAACGTTATAGCTTTGGGCCACCGGTAGAAAGTATACTGCAACTCATAGCTCTTCATGATGCTCGTGTCTTGAATTTAGATTTTGTGAATCAGCCAGAGATCGAACTGGTTGATGAAGGTTTCAAAATACGTAAGAATGATAAAGAGATCGTTTGTGATGCCTTAATAGACAGTGTTTTGGATAAACCCAATCTTTCCAAAATCATTGATCCATTAATTGAATCTCTAGTTTCTAAATCAATGACGCAGCAGTTTGAAGAGAACTTAGGTATCACGGTTTCAGAAAGCGCAAATCATTTGCTGGGCTCTGTAACTATAGAAGGCTTGCATCATGTAGGCCGCAATACCAAAGGATCTGAACATGGAGTAGACGCACTGCTGGAATGTTTTGATACTCAAAAAATGCAAGTGGTGATAGATGAAATCCTCTTGGACTAA
- a CDS encoding alpha/beta hydrolase — translation MKQNYITNYLIICLFLLGAMSFAQETVTPQLLLDNVPVNLQNDCLNGDFPFDGLSVELLNAEDVKQSQLKVNLDNGLSIYELDNYQDFDGDELYTVMNENEVFNRSRFLVFEFFITLNDDSTLQENIQICLEQRDLYVAQSRGETASDKAYTRVPIYYATDRKDTGNKDENLRFAGDLEVDHKINYGICNVTIPYTHKVGQIESPSLLRFEINEDPNKHIVLQNIIPLKESSFFNLMARGVSLSRKRKTFMFIHGYNVSFADAAKRTAQMKHDLKFDGEAVLYSWPSQAATSAYTIDENNIRWSTSNIKNFLEDYITKSKAEEIYLIAHSMGNRGLTDALVDLIKEKSHLASKIKEIILAAPDIDAAIFKRDIAPQMVSSIKKPITLYVSADDVALEASKALHGRARAGDAEYGVMLVDGVETIDATGVDTSFLSHSYFAETKSILDDLITVIGSGLRAQLRSKLIKVTTADGVYWKIKN, via the coding sequence ATGAAACAAAACTATATAACTAACTATTTGATTATCTGTCTATTTCTATTGGGCGCTATGTCGTTTGCTCAAGAAACAGTGACACCTCAATTGTTGTTGGACAACGTTCCTGTCAATCTTCAAAATGACTGTTTGAATGGTGATTTTCCGTTTGATGGACTGAGTGTTGAGCTATTGAATGCAGAGGACGTAAAACAAAGTCAGCTCAAAGTAAATCTGGACAATGGTTTGTCCATTTATGAACTTGATAACTATCAGGATTTTGATGGCGATGAGCTCTATACGGTAATGAATGAGAATGAGGTATTCAATCGTTCTAGGTTTTTGGTTTTCGAGTTCTTCATTACCCTAAACGATGATTCTACGCTGCAGGAAAATATACAAATATGTCTGGAGCAAAGGGATTTATATGTGGCACAGTCTAGAGGTGAGACAGCGTCTGACAAGGCCTATACGCGAGTGCCTATCTATTATGCTACAGACCGCAAGGACACGGGAAATAAGGATGAAAACCTGCGCTTTGCCGGTGATCTTGAAGTAGATCACAAAATCAATTACGGCATTTGTAACGTGACCATTCCCTACACACATAAGGTAGGACAGATTGAAAGCCCTTCGCTATTAAGGTTTGAGATCAATGAGGATCCCAACAAGCACATTGTCCTGCAAAACATCATACCGTTAAAGGAAAGCTCCTTTTTTAATTTGATGGCTAGAGGTGTTTCGCTTTCGCGAAAGCGTAAAACCTTCATGTTTATTCACGGCTACAATGTCTCTTTTGCAGATGCCGCAAAAAGAACTGCACAAATGAAACATGATTTAAAGTTTGACGGTGAGGCCGTTTTGTACAGCTGGCCATCACAGGCAGCCACATCTGCCTACACCATTGATGAGAATAACATACGCTGGTCCACTTCCAATATCAAAAACTTCCTGGAGGATTATATCACAAAATCAAAGGCAGAAGAAATTTACCTGATCGCGCACAGCATGGGAAATAGAGGTTTGACAGATGCCCTAGTCGACTTGATCAAGGAAAAGTCACACCTGGCCTCAAAAATCAAGGAGATCATCCTGGCGGCTCCAGATATTGATGCAGCTATTTTCAAACGTGATATCGCGCCTCAAATGGTCTCTAGCATCAAAAAGCCCATCACACTTTACGTGAGCGCAGATGATGTCGCGCTGGAAGCCTCTAAAGCATTGCACGGTAGAGCACGAGCAGGTGATGCAGAATATGGCGTCATGCTCGTCGATGGCGTAGAAACGATTGACGCGACTGGTGTGGATACCAGTTTTTTATCCCATTCCTATTTCGCTGAAACGAAATCCATCCTCGATGATCTTATCACGGTTATAGGTTCTGGTTTGAGAGCCCAACTAAGATCCAAATTGATCAAGGTCACTACCGCTGATGGTGTTTACTGGAAAATTAAAAATTAG
- a CDS encoding phosphatase PAP2 family protein: MQKQLLALLRYLKNFLSRTMEKYDGRLAYIITAVVASIVFVGGVKLFIKLTEVLKTEYLASYDSSISNYVQQYRTASLTDYFVFVTDVGDTLGYLIMFTFCTLLFYILFKSWKYVAQFALIMILALSSNLILKQAINRARPDAEHLVMVETLSYPSGHAMMAMAFYGLLIYFVTQFGISKYWKTLLIILLVTLILSIGTSRIYLGVHYPSDVAGGFIAGFIWVVFCIMIFNLIKIFKRDPST; the protein is encoded by the coding sequence GTGCAAAAACAATTACTAGCCTTATTACGATACCTCAAAAATTTTCTATCACGTACGATGGAAAAGTATGACGGTCGTTTGGCTTACATCATCACGGCTGTTGTGGCAAGCATTGTATTTGTGGGCGGCGTCAAGCTCTTCATCAAATTGACCGAAGTCCTGAAGACCGAATATCTGGCGTCTTATGACAGTTCCATTTCAAATTATGTGCAACAATATCGCACAGCCTCATTGACTGATTATTTCGTTTTTGTAACCGATGTAGGCGACACTTTAGGTTACCTCATCATGTTCACCTTTTGTACGCTCTTGTTTTATATTCTTTTCAAAAGCTGGAAATATGTAGCGCAATTTGCGTTGATCATGATCCTGGCCTTGAGTTCTAATTTGATTTTAAAACAGGCCATCAACCGGGCAAGACCAGATGCAGAACATCTCGTTATGGTAGAAACCTTGAGCTATCCCAGCGGTCACGCCATGATGGCGATGGCATTTTATGGTCTGCTCATCTATTTCGTCACGCAGTTTGGCATCAGTAAATACTGGAAAACACTATTGATCATTTTATTGGTGACTCTTATTTTGAGCATTGGAACCAGCAGGATTTACTTAGGTGTGCATTATCCTTCAGACGTTGCTGGTGGTTTTATTGCAGGCTTTATTTGGGTAGTGTTCTGTATCATGATCTTCAACTTGATCAAAATATTCAAGCGAGATCCATCGACCTGA